The following are encoded together in the Rhinatrema bivittatum unplaced genomic scaffold, aRhiBiv1.1, whole genome shotgun sequence genome:
- the LOC115082451 gene encoding histidine protein methyltransferase 1 homolog, translating into MAFQFNFAIDGAEKLERVCKTDESLGFRDNLAVPDNKEESVRQKTQLAVPEKQQQQGMHAQKATSDIATSNQEIKEPESAEKQSCLKIAKEHSVPRDVSGVLEKKVMEVMPGLQCVSVSALEVSLPDSNRHAEDIVSNTVSSQSDLISGIYEGGLKIWECTFDLLNYLADKDMQFVDKKVLDLGCGAGLLGITALKRKAKEVHFQDYNGTVIDEVTLPNVLLNSDIEAKGDNRDPYEPGSKRCKKSSAIQGLLSRCRFFSGEWSQFSQLVQNEKYDIILTSETIYNNNYYSALHSTLAALLDRNGLIYLASKAHYFGVGGGVHLFEKFVEARNMFSVKTAKVIDEGLQRFIIEMTFKNIT; encoded by the coding sequence ATGGCATTCCAATTTAATTTTGCCATAGATGGTGCTGAAAAATTGGAACGTGTTTGTAAAACAGACGAAAGTCTGGGCTTTAGGGATAATCTCGCAGTGCCAGACAATAAGGAGGAATCTGTAAGGCAAAAGACACAGCTTGCAGTTCCTGAAAAGCAACAGCAGCAAGGTATGCATGCGCAGAAAGCAACCAGTGATATAGCTACAAGCAATCAAGAAATAAAAGAACCCGAGTCTGCAGAAAAGCAATCATGCCTAAAAATTGCCAAAGAGCATAGTGTTCCAAGAGATGTCAGTGgagtattggaaaaaaaagttatggAAGTCATGCCAGGTCTGCAGTGCGTCAGTGTTTCTGCATTGGAAGTATCTTTGCCCGACAGCAACAGGCATGCAGAAGACATAGTATCCAACACAGTGTCTTCCCAATCTGATCTCATCTCTGGCATCTATGAGGGAGGGCTGAAGATCTGGGAATGCACTTTTGATCTTCTAAATTATTTGGCGGATAAAGACATGCAGTTTGTTGACAAAAAAGTGTTAGATCTTGGCTGCGGAGCAGGGCTGCTGGGTATTACTGCATTAAAGCGAAAAGCAAAGGAAGTACATTTTCAAGACTACAATGGCACTGTCATTGATGAAGTGACACTGCCAAATGTGTTACTTAACAGTGATATTGAAGCAAAAGGGGATAATCGGGACCCTTATGAGCCCGGCTCAAAAAGATGTAAAAAATCAAGTGCAATTCAAGGACTGCTGTCTAGGTGCCGATTTTTCTCAGGTGAATGGTCGCAGTTCAGTCAGTTGGTTCAGAATGAAAAATATGATATCATTCTTACATCAGAGACCATTTACAATAATAACTATTATAGTGCTTTGCATAGCACCCTTGCTGCGTTACTGGATCGGAATGGCCTTATATATTTAGCTAGTAAAGCACATTACTTTGGAGTTGGAGGTGGTGTTCatctttttgagaaatttgtGGAGGCAAGAAATATGTTCAGTGTTAAAACTGCCAAGGTCATTGATGAAGGACTTCAGAGGTTCATTATTGAAATGACTTTTAAAAATATCACATAG